Below is a window of Rhea pennata isolate bPtePen1 chromosome 2, bPtePen1.pri, whole genome shotgun sequence DNA.
gcgccccgtCCCCCCGGGAGCGACCGCGCGCTCTTAACCATCTCCTTGCCCCTTACCCCGGCACGGCACAGCGGGGAAAACTCTTTGATAAGCCTGGGAAGGAGGTAGAAGCTCTTGCAAGCGGCTCCCTTGCCAGCCCCCCCGGGGCACCTTGCAACAGGCACCGGCGCTGCAGAGCGGTGGCAGTTTGCCCGTAAGAAGCAGCTCTGCGCTAGAGACCGTCCAGCCCGGCGGATGCTGCGATGGGAGCTTTAGGCAGCGCTGGACGGGGCCGCAGCGGCGGCGAGGAGAGGCCGAGCGCGGACCAAAGGGCACGGCCAGCATCCCCGCTGGGGCGTTAGCCAGGGGACGAGGCGGCGCGGTGCGTCCGCGCGGCTCCCTCGAGACCTGCCCGCGCGTCCCCCGCGGCAGAGACTCCCCGCGCCGGCACCCTGGGGCGACCGTGGGAGCTCGCTTGCCTCCGAAGGGTGCAGGGGGGGGAGAGTTTACCCAAAGCCAGGCTCCTCGCTGGGGTTTTAGGCTTGTTTCAGCAGCAGTGTTGCTCCCCACACCTGAGCTGTCACcgcagggctcagctccagctgaaactgctttcttttaaggggctttctcacttttttttccccctctctgcaGGTTCCCAGGCTGAGATTTGTTTCCCACCACCACCGGCCGCCGGGGCGGTGAGCCGCTGCCGCGATGGGCGTTAAAGCGATGCTCCCCAGCTACGAGCTGGGCTTTTACGCTCTCACCTTGACGTGCGCCGTAGTGTACAGCGGGAGCGGGATCTTCGAAGCCTCCAGAGGTGACTTCCCTCACCCCCCGGGGTGCGAGGGAGAGGGATTGCGCGTGTGAGCCGAGGGGTCCTTCAGGCACGCGCGCGTAGATACCAGCATAGCCATCCTGGCTTTAATTTTTGCAGAGAATATCTTGGGAAGCCGTCGCGTCTCACCCCAAAAGGGTTAATTAAATATCTGCCTGCCTTCGTGATTACCCCTTAGCTCCAGTTTCCACGGGTCAGGACGACAGGGCTGTGCCAGCATCCTAACAAAGCCAAGGGGCCCGTTCTCaaatttgttattattattattattattctaatcTGGGAGCTGAAAAAAGCCACATGTGCCTGCACCCCTCTGCACAGGGTCTGCTAGGGATCCCCAGGAGGTTGCACCGCGCAAAGGCTCTGCTGGAAACGAGTGTGGAAACAGTTGCTGATCACCGTGGTTTTCCACGGGAATTATTCTTTTGCAGACAGCATGAACAGAAAGGCCTTTCGGGACGGCATAAAACCGGGCTGGCATTACTTCGGCAGGAAGATGGTAAGCGGAGAAAGGAGGTGGTCATTTCCTAGGGCGACCCGGTTAGTGCTGACTGCTGCAAAtgcagagatgctttttttctgctgctgacaATGCATTTGGAAAGTCTATGTGacctttcccccccctcctttccaGCGTGTCCTTTAAATAAGGGCCTTTAAAGAAGGCAATATTAGCCCTACAGCACAGCAGATGTGCTGCTTTGTGCACGCCTGGAGAGACAAGCAATCTCTGCAAATCTTTCCCCGGGTTTTATGACTGAGCAAAAGTGCTTGGCAGCCCTTGGGTGGAAAAATGGGAAGATCAGGCTTGGAAAGCTGTGTGACGATGAGGTGCCCTCACAACCTAAATGCCCGTCCAGCCCTTGGTGCGAGTGGACGTCAGACTCCCTGAGATGGGCGCCCGAGGGCCGAGGCCGGTGGAGGGTGAGGGCTCGGGGCAGTAAGGTGCCCTGCTCTGCTTCCGCAGGATGTGGCTGATTTTGAGTGGGTGATGTGGTTCACCTCGTTCAGGAACTTCATCATCTTCGCCCTTTCGGGGCACATCCTGTTTGCCAAGATCTGCTCCATGATCGTACCGCAGGTGAGCGAGCGACCGGGAGGGCGGATTTAGGAGCACAAGGGTGATGCAGAAGAGGAGGTTCCTTGAAGGCAGCGGAGGGGTCTCTACATCTGTCTGTCTGCAAGATGCTTAGGATTCATCCACAGTTGAGGGATATCTGTTTCTTGCACTCAACATGGGCATCGGGGGTGCAGGAACATTTGGATTTGATCAGCCACTTGGAGACCAAGAGGCAAAAACCTGCCAAGCCTCTGTAAATCCAGGCCAGGATGGAGGCTGAGTATGTGGTCTCGTGGGGAGGAGAAGCAAAGGTGGTTTGTGAATGTGCGGGAGCGGGACGAAATGGCAGAGGTGGGAGTCAGATCCATCAAGGGCCCGCTGCAGGGAGGGAACTGCTACCCCCCATGCAGAAACCCAGAATGGAGCTGGACTGCAAGAGATTTTAGTTCGTGATTTTGGAAACATAGTGGTTCTTCCGATCCCATTTTCTGGGTAGTTTCTCATGGGATGCGTGGATGCCAGCAGCTATATTAAATAGATTTGTTAGCTGTGATTGAGAAAGATTGGGACTTTCACAGAGCTGATCATGGAGGGACTCTCTCTCCCCTCGCAGCACCGGGCTGTCATATACATGCTGTACGggctcctggctgtgctgggcagCATGGGCCTTGTCTACCTCATGATCATCCTCTCCCACTGCATCATCCTCTACTCTGCCTCACTGGCGAAGCAGAAATGGCTTTGCTACGtggctgggctctgctgccttGCATCCTTCAAGGTGGAGCCCTTCAGCTCTTGGCAGGTAGGTGCTGTCTTAGGCCACTCATCTGCTGCATTTCCAAGCCAGTCATGTCCCTCTCCTTGGATTTACCTCCAAGGAGGTCTCCCATAAGCCCTGAGCAGTTCTCCTGCCTCTGTCACAGCTCCCACTGGGTTCAAGAGTACCACACGCTTGGGAACAATCCCACAAGGGCTGTGCCCTGCTTCAGTGGCTTCCTGTTGGGCCGGGGGGGGCTCAGGACACCTGGGTCCTCCTTGTTGCTTGGACAACAGCCTGCCGGGTGGCCTCAGGCAAGATGTGTCGCTGCCCTATGCTTAAGTTTCCCTATCTGTAACAGTACCAGAGTGAGTTCAGTGATGCTCATATCTATTTCTTATACCTCTACCCAGTTAAATACTTCTGCCCTGCTGAGACCATTTAGTCCCTCCTCCCATCGAGGGAGGACAGCATTACCTGTCCTTGCCCATCACCCAGCTCTGAATGGTGCTTCCCTGTGTCAGGCTTGTGCTGCCTTTCCTTGGGAGGGCTCCATCCTACCCCTCCCCAGGACACAGGCTGCTGTGAAATTCCCGTTCTGGAGCAAAGCTTGTGTGTCCCTACAAGATGGCACACCTGGGCCTGGCAGGCAGCTGCCAGCAGGCTCTGCCCTCCCCTGATGCCAGGCAGGAGCCAAGTAATACAGCTTGGGGCTGGGTCTGAGGTTGAAAAGCCTGCTGGCCCCAGTGCTGTAGCTGATGCAAGCCCAGCTTGGTGAAGATGCCACCAAGAGAATCTACCACCTCCCAGCTCCTCCGAGATGCAAAAGCATCAAGCCCTAGTTTTATTATTCTAACATCTAAGGCTAATTAGCCATGGGAGTAATTTGTTTAAGAGTGTAATTAGAAGCTTTAAACCATTCCCCTGGGAGAGGATGTCTTTGGAAAAGTGAGGACGTGCAGAGGTGATGTGAACTGTGTGGTGGTAACTCTTCTTTTCTCACTTAGAGTGGATTTGTAACGGAAGCTTTTGATCTTCAAGATGTCCTCTTCTATGGGGGAAGTGGCTTCACCATCATGCGCTGCATCAGCTTCGCACTCGAGAGCTGTGAGAGGAAGGAGGGCATCTACTCCATCTTCGATCTCCTCAAATACAACTTCTAccttccattctttttcttcgGGCCTGTCATGACATTTGACCAGTTCCATGCTCAGGTAAATGCCCTGGGCACCTCCTGAGGCCAGGTCACAAGGGGACTATTCCCCTCGGTGCTGTGTTTAGTTGCTTGGTTTTAATGCCTACTTTACCACAGAAaagcctcagtttccccactgGCAAGTGAAAATACACCTGCATACACAGAGTGTTGTGCAAGCATGAAAATTAGCCTGATGATCTTCTCTGGGTTCGGGAAACACGAACTGTGCTTGCAGCTGAGAGTAGACGGTTCACTGTCTGCACAAATTGCCTGCCAAAATTGCCAGCTTCATGCTACTGCCCCCATGGCTCTGTGCTCTCCTTCCCTGTGGTGCTGAGAAACCACAGTGTGAGCTAGATATCTGACACCTATTGGCATCTGTCTGTGGGGTCCTTTGCATGGCAATGGCCATGAGCATGCACATGTGACAGCATAGGTGTCCTCATGCCCCGTGTTTTCACTCAAGCTTATTCCTGTCTAGCTGGTTCATTCTAGGAGTAAGAATTTCTAGGGCTGTCTCTGTGTCTTAAGATCAAGGTGTTTCTCTAGAAATAAGTAAGTCTGGGCAGAAGGATTTTTATAGCAGGTTGTTTTTCAGCTACCTCATTGGAATTCCTCTGCTCCCTATGAAATGCTCAGGTGCCCAGAGCACCTCTCTTGTATTGCGCATGAccaaaattacttttgaaaggAGAATTCAAATAGCACTGGAAAATGCATCAGCAGAAATCCAGCCTGGGATTGGACAGGGTTGACCTCTGGGTTCACATTGAAGGATCAAGCTAAATGGCagctctctttccctttccactCTTCCCATCCCAACATCTTTCTACATCGTTGATGGATTGCCAccagcaaagcaaaacattacTGACTCTTAGGAAGACCCTCTTGCCTGGTCAGCAATGATGGTGGGAAGCCTGTCTACTGATTGCCATTTCCCTTACTTCcttttaaagaataataattaaatagaaTTTATGGATCCCAATTAACAACTGGACACAAGAGCATCTTAGGAATTCTTTTATGAATTCAGAAGAATAGCCAGCCAGTGCCCAGGATGGGTGAGAGCAGCCAGAGCATCCCTGGTATGGAGGCAGGAAGACTGAAGTCTGACCAAAGGCCCACCCAGTCCAGCACCTTGTCTGCAAAGCTGGCCTACATGGTTGTCAACACGTGGTGGACAATGTAAGAAAGGGTCTGCACTGGTCTTGTTCCCTGCAGTGAGACCTGGGACCCTTCCTGTACTGGAGTTAGCACTGGACCATCGTGTTTAATTGCCTGGCTGAAACTGTCCTCCAAAGTTGTCTAACTCCCACTGCCAGCTTCCACAACCCCTTGTGGCTCTGAGTCTCACCACTCCTGCATGAGCTGTATGGTTAACTACCATTTCCTGATTTGCTTTTCAAACTTGCTCCTGGAAGGGACCTCCATCTGAAAATGCCCAGAGAGGAAATGGTAACTCAGGCAAGGATCTGGTGATCCAGAAGGTTGTATTGTGGTGGCATCACTTGAATGACGGGGATCCACCCAGATGCTGAGCTTGTAGGTGGGGAGCTGCATGTCTGAGCTGCTGGCCATGAAGCTGCTGTTACTGCAGGATGAGAGCCGATCTGAGTCCTGCCAAGGACACACCTTGTCCTGCCAAGGACAACCTTGTGCTTGTGTGCTTGTATTGAAAGGATGGGACGACATCCCTATTTATGGCTGGAGATAGAATCAAGATCCCTTGTATTTCACAGATCCATTTTGGAGGAAGCTTGACCCTGAGGATCCTAAGAACCTTCTCCAAATCAGCTTCAGCCTCCCCTGGGAAGGATGCTCATAGTGCACAGAGTCCATCAGCAGCTGGTTCTTAGTAGACAAAGAACAGGGACTGCTGGGCTCCAGCCAGGCTCCTTTCCTCACCGTGTTCCTTTACAGACACCAGCAGAAATGCTGAGGGTGCCCACCGTCTCATCCTGAGGCTCAATCTTTCCAGCTATGATTTATCTGTCAGGCTGAAGTCCCAGCAAATGTGGCTCCGGCAGCCTCGCTGTCCAAGCTCCTCCAGCGGGGCCTCAGTGCCTAGGGCTACCCTTCTCCCtccatactatttttttttctccagttcccGCTAGTCTCTCCTACAAGACAGTCACAGCCTTCCGCACAGGCAGCCCTGGCTTCTTTTAACGTCTATATTAATCGTGGCAATAAACTCCTGGCGCCTGCAAGACTCGAACTTCCATTGCCCTTACGAGGCttaaactgttattttttctgtttggctCCTTTTTGCAGAGCCATAAACCAGGATGTTTATTACAGTCATCACCACTTAATGAGCaattctcccttttctttttaaaacatctccCTTAAAGGCAGAGGGAGCAAGTCCCCAACTCTTTTCCCCCTCCAGCCAGGGGCCCTGTCTTGGCCTGGCCACTACTGCCATCTCCTGGCTAGATCACCCCTGCACTGCTGGAGCTGCAGTTAATTGCAGAGGCTATACAAACTGTCCAGCAGAAATTCTGGGGGCAGAAAGATCAAATCCCTTCTCTAGGATGGCATGTGGGTGGCCCAGTTAGGGGACAGCTCTGTCTCTTTGGCTCCTACTGGTGCTACCCTTTGGTAGACCCCTTGTACACTATGCGTCCCTCATACACAGTGGGACCTGCAGGTCTACAGCAGGTCCCAGGTAGGCTGAAGAGGTGCCAGTGAGTGGCACTGGTCTTAGTGAGAGGATGCTCAGATCATTCCCTAATCCCGACACGCAGTAACCACAAAGCTGATCTTTGGCCGAGTTCATTCTACTACCTGGCTCCAGGGGAGCTGAGCAGACGCTGGATCTTCCTTACTGGGATTCAGGGAACAAATTCACCTCTGAATGgctgaaaatgtgtttgtagGGGGGTGGCAAGGAACAGCCCCGATCTCAATGAAATGGTGCCAGGGTGCTGTGACCATGGACAGAAATAAGAATGGGAGTTGATGGGCGCAGAGGAGTCATGCCCTGTGATACAAGTGGGAAACCATCACCAGTGGGAAACTGAAGCCCCATGTCCACTCATAGGTCTCTGTGCCAGAGCCCAGCCTCCCTTGGCAGATCCTCAGTCGTTCATCACCTTGCCAGAGCCCTCCCTGGCATTGCTGGCGTGGCGTCAGCTGCAGGAACGGCGGCCTGCAGCAGCTTGCCCCTGCCAGATTGAATGCCTGCTTCAGCTCAGGGTTTAGAGGCCTCTTCATTTCCTTAAAGCAGGAGGGTCTTAGGTGCACTCTGCATATGACAGAAGCAAGCAAATCTGGCAAAGGCTTTAATTCCCAGGAATCATCCGGTTCTGACGACTGGGCTACTGCGGCAGCTTGCAGATTACTTTCTGAGAACTCCCACCTCTTGCAAGGAATAAAAAGAGTAATAAACATAAGAGGATTTTGGATACAGCAGCAATTTTTACGGCAATGCAGGGAAGCGAGGCCATCAATCTGCCCAGGGTAATCCTAAAAGCTTACTCTGATGATTTTTATATTACAACGTCCAGAGACATGACAGCTCCTGGAGGCAAAGCCTGGCCCATGATTACACCaggcacagcagagagaaaagccCTTTCAGTCAGATCTCAGCTGGCTCTGGATGGCCCCTTGAGCAGCCTTCTCTTTCATTTACAAGATAGCTTCCTGAAGCAGAAGCTCTGGAGACCATCagccatcctcttcctcctgctcccaaACGACTGATTTCTCCGCCTAGCCTAAAATAATGGGCAGTGTGTCCCCACCTTGCTCAGGCAAGGATCTCCAACAGGATTCCAGCCCATATGGAGGCTCATAAATGTCCTTTCCAGTATACAGCTGCAGTATCCTGTAGATGAGACAGGTGTGATGCTTGCTCCCACTTTGTGACCTCAGCAAAGACCACCCTCAAGTTAAGTTGATTTTCTGACCATGTACCTTTGGATAAATCCTGAACCTCAGCTCCCTGATGGGTTTGAGTTTCTCTAGATGGAGGAACTTTCTGCCCAGTTTCTCCTTCAGCTCAGTCCTTTTCTTGGTTTGCCATCCTGACAGGTGAGCACCCGAGAGCTGCAACGTAAAGATGATGAGATGAGGAGCATCCGGATCCATGCTGTCCTCCATGTGGGGATCATCATTGCTGTGGACATCTTCTTCCACTTCTTTTACATCCTCACTCTCCCTTCTGACCTGAAGTTTGTTAACCGCCTCTCAGACTGGTCCTTAGGTGAGTGGCCATGTGGGGACATGTTCACACATGTAGTTGACTTCAAGGCAGCCGTGAGTGATTCAGATCTTCTCCCCTCTCTATTGAGACACCTCATCAATCTCAACCCAATATAGGCAAGTTTGATTACAGCCCTTCTTCTTCTAGCTGGTGATACACAGAGCTGAGGTTGGGTAGCTCTGGAGAGCAAGCTGGCCTAGGTCTCCTGCTCTCATAGAGGACAGAGAAAATTATTTAGCTTTGGATTTAAGAGGCTGAGCACCAAGCTGTTCCCATTGCCTTTGGACAGCAAGGAGAGCTCaacatctctgaaaatcaggccaATGATGTTGCAAGAGCAATATCTAGTACATCAGATTCACAGAAGGGGTGGCCAGTTGTGATGGTAATAAAGTGGGGTATTGTGAACCACTAAAATGGTTGGGGCCTGGAGCACAGCTTGTATAGGGAGCAGCTGAGCTTGAGAGTATACTTCAGTATGGCTTCAAAGGAGTCTCAGGAGGTCTACCTACTTTCTTCAGCTACCTAAGGAAGATTataaagaagatggagacaGATTCTTTTTGCAGGTTGATagtgaaaaagaacaagaaaagggACACAAGTTGCAGCAAGAGAAAGTTTGATTGCatataaggattttttttcataaaaagaatgattaaacactggaacaggGGCTCTgcgaggttgtggagtccccaGAGATAGTGCTATTCAAAATTCATACAGACGAGGTACTGAGAAACCTAATATCGGTTCAGATTTGGCTCTGCTCTGATTGGAGGTGGACTAGGGACCTCCAGAACCAAACTCTCAGGATAAAAAGCAGGGTCTGCGCTAGCATTCAGCTAGCAGATGGGCAGTGGATTTCAGCTGCTCAAACATGTGTCTGTTGGCAGCATTTGAGATACAGTAGGGTGTCTGACCTCCACTCAGGGCTGGCAGAGGGAAAGTCAGAGCTGGAGGAAACCTGTGCCTCTCTGGAGTGGTAGCTGGAAGCTGGGCAGGAAATCCTAGTGCATCTAGAATAGCAGCAGACATTGATTTAGGCCGTCCTAAGAGATCCAGATGGACTGACTGACTGCATATATGTGTCACTTCCGAAGCTGAGTAGCTCTGCAGGCTCCATTGATTGTACGAGCCAGATCATCATGCATAGTGGAAGCTGAGGCACATGGCTCACATTGAGACATCATGTGGCTATTAATCTGTGTGCTGAATCCTACCAAAATAGGAGGGTTTTTAGCTTCTGTTTGAAGAGGAATTTGAAATCTTTGGTGTACAGAGATCACTTTTCCATTGTCAGACACCTCTCCAATACAGATATTTGGCCCCTGTACTGCTGCAGTTACATCTATGGAGTTACATTTCAATGGAGGTGGCAATAAAACCTGAGAGGTCAGAGTTGAAAACTGTGATGAGTTTGTTAATGTTTAACAAGtcttagaggaaaagaaagagcttgtgaggaaggaaatgaaatttgTGTGACTCTCTCTGACTACTAATACCAACAAACGGCTCCTTCCAAAACGCAAGAATGTATTATCCTTTGGTTCAAGCTTCTTAAAAGGCTACTTAGTTTTAAAAGTTCTGTTGGTCCCAGACAGCATTAAACTCTTCCCTCGCTGCCGTATTTGTTGCAATAGACTACACAGTCCCATGATACAGAAGATCCCCCAGAGTCCTGAAAATGATACCTCCTGTACTCCTCTTCACCTGTTTGACTCCTATTTTACTCCAGCTGGCCTGGCCTATTCCAATTTGGTGTACGACTGGGTGAAAGCTGCTGTCATGTTTGGAGTCATCAACACCATTGCCCGACTGGACCACTTGGACCCACCACAGCCCCCCAAATGCATCACCATGCTCTATGTCTTTGCAGAAACGTGAGTAGTCCTCACACAATGGTGAATTCAATCCAAAAGAAATGTGCATGGAGGGGAGAAGGTCTTGGCTGTGCTTCAGAGCAGCTGGCATATAGGCTAAAAATTGGCTAGGCTGAGTAGTCTATTCTGAATGTATAGCCTAGACCTGGCCATTGCCCAGGGAAAATATCCTTGGGTAAGAAGCAATGGATAATGAGGAAGACTGCAACCAACAGCAATCCATAGAACCTATGCAAGAAAGGACTAGTCTGatcaaaaatgctgaaaatgaggttttagGTTTCCCTCTCTGGGTCACTGAGTGCCTTTTCTGGATGACTACTGAGTAAAAGGCAATCATTAATCCTTGTATTCTAACAtgttttttattgtctttattttagGCACTTTGACAGAGGGATTAATGACTGGCTATGCAAGTAAGTCTCAGTGTCTCTAATCAATTGTCTCCAGGGTGGTTTGGAGTCTTCTTTTTCGTCGCACAGCAATGCAACATTAAACATTGTTCATCCCAAAAGCTAGGTGTCCTCTCTTTTAGGTATATCCTACTCAGGTAAAGAGCCAGGCTTAGTCTGTTTATCCCAAAGAATATTGAATTAATAAACACAAAGTGCAAGAGCCTTCACAGGGAGGAATAAGAGAATCCTGCCTCAGAATATCCTCTAAGTTTGAGAGATTTTCTGTTCCCTAGAAGGAGCAAGAGTCAGGTTTATAATCCCCCAGGAGGAAAGGGGAATTGAGCCCAGGTGTAGCTCAAACTATCCTTTTTTATTCAGGATATGGGGCATCTACAACTCCCTCAGCCTTTCAGCTCTCTTCAGCCATGGGGACATGCTAGCAAACCTGTACCAAAAGTGAtggctgctctgtgctgaaATGCTGTGTACCAGGAGGTCTCAGACAACCTGCAATTTTATGGATCGCTGTTTTATcaacaaaggaggaaaaggatgGTATTTTGTCCTTAGAGGAGCTACTGGTTTGCAAGGAATATAAGCAATGAATAGCTGGACTATAATCAAAATCAGTTTATTGCTAGAACTTGTCACCCCAAACTTCCTTCCCCTCTCACCAGGGCACTCTAGAGCCACCCATCTGTGAGATGGATCAATGCTTGTGGTGGATCGGTGCGGAAGGAAGGGCTCCTGAGGGTTCTCCTCCACTATAGGAAGTACcaactgctttcttttgcattaggTATGTGTATGATCACATTGGGGAGAACCATGATAACGTTCTGAAGGAACTCATGGCCACTATCTCCACCTTTGCCATCACTACCTTGTGGCTGGGGCCCTGTGAAATTGTTTACATCTGGTCCATCTTCAACTGCTTTGGCCTCAACTTCGAGCTATGGGTGCAGAAGTTCTTCCAGCGGGAACCCTTTGCCAAAATGGAGGTGAGGAGGTTGGCTGCAAGGGAATGGGAAGATCAGAGGGTCTAAGATCAAATTTTGGTCCTGGAAACATCAGTGTTTCTAGGGAGCTTGAACTTGTTTATACAAATGGGATCCATATTCATCTGAGACCCAAGAGGCAACACCCCTGATACTGTACATGTCCAGGTGCTCCTGCCTGGAAAtctgcagctctctgcttcctgctctgcagaatCCCACAGCCTATAGCGTTCTTGTGATCAACCTGCCAGCTGTACAAGAGAAGGACAGTCCTGTTCATGCAGAAAACAATGGGATGCACAACAGGATGACACCCACCTAGATCAAGCTCCTGCCAGGCCCTGTGGAGCTTCATAGGAAACGTAAGCTAGATATGCAgcattcaaaaggaaaagagatgccCAAGAGAACCAGAATttcagccctagtgaggcctcagAGTAGCACAGGTAGACTCAAAGTCTAAGGTATGttcacaggaaaatatttatgcatttccatatggaaattattttttcttgttctgcaaaacattttggcATTTTGAGTATTTTCAGTCTGATTTgtgataaaaacaaatgttcagTTACTACAATTAGTTCTTTTCCAACCTCTCTAAAGCTTGGTGCCCAATCTCTGTTTCGGACCAGGATGCTTTAGAGAaagtttggaaataaaattcaggaaaCTCCATCATGGAAATAATTCtattgtttgtttgggttttgcCCAATGTAAAAAGTCTGGCTGATCCAGTAAAGCTGATCCATTAAAGACAACTTTTGAATGAAAACTTCATAGAAAAATCCTCACATTTGTTCTCCCTGTGGAACTTTTAATCAGATTATAGCACTCGCAGCCAGTGAAATCTTCTTCCCCGTGGCAGCACAATTCTCAGTACTAAATGGCCTGGGGATTCACTGTGCTCTTTGAAGATTGCTATAAACCACTTCTCTTCTCCacttgcagcagctgctcctgagGATTATGTACTGGTGACAATTTCACTCTGCTGCTGTCACTagttttcagctctttttttaaatccctaAGAAACAATTTCTACCAGAAGCTTGGAGTGATTTGCATATAGGGCTAATAATAATCCTAGCAAACAACAACAGCATTCATCTGCTTTGAGGGACATCTTACCCAAGGCAACAGATC
It encodes the following:
- the HHATL gene encoding protein-cysteine N-palmitoyltransferase HHAT-like protein; amino-acid sequence: MGVKAMLPSYELGFYALTLTCAVVYSGSGIFEASRDSMNRKAFRDGIKPGWHYFGRKMDVADFEWVMWFTSFRNFIIFALSGHILFAKICSMIVPQHRAVIYMLYGLLAVLGSMGLVYLMIILSHCIILYSASLAKQKWLCYVAGLCCLASFKVEPFSSWQSGFVTEAFDLQDVLFYGGSGFTIMRCISFALESCERKEGIYSIFDLLKYNFYLPFFFFGPVMTFDQFHAQVSTRELQRKDDEMRSIRIHAVLHVGIIIAVDIFFHFFYILTLPSDLKFVNRLSDWSLAGLAYSNLVYDWVKAAVMFGVINTIARLDHLDPPQPPKCITMLYVFAETHFDRGINDWLCKYVYDHIGENHDNVLKELMATISTFAITTLWLGPCEIVYIWSIFNCFGLNFELWVQKFFQREPFAKMEAKMSEAMSRRIRAVFGAANFWAIVLYNILALNSLEFALLVTKRLLLRGFPVSTLSIWFITYCGVQLIKERERVLAIEEEKRDKAKKE